The Enterobacter kobei genome has a segment encoding these proteins:
- the modB gene encoding molybdate ABC transporter permease subunit, which produces MILTDPEWQAVLLSLKVSSLAVALSLPFGIFFAWLLVRCRFPGKALLDSVLHLPLVLPPVVVGYLLLISMGRRGFIGEKLYDWFGLTFAFSWRGAVLAVAVMSFPLMVRAIRLALEGVDMKLEQAARTLGAGRWRVFFTITLPLTLPGIIVGTVLAFARSLGEFGATITFVSNIPGETRTIPSAMYTLIQTPGGEGAAARLCIISIVLALASLLVSEWLARLSRERMGK; this is translated from the coding sequence ATGATATTGACCGATCCTGAATGGCAGGCTGTTCTGCTGAGCCTTAAAGTCTCTTCCCTGGCGGTTGCGCTGAGTTTGCCCTTTGGGATCTTCTTTGCCTGGTTACTGGTGCGCTGCCGGTTTCCCGGCAAAGCGCTGCTCGACAGCGTACTTCATCTCCCGCTCGTTTTACCCCCCGTGGTGGTCGGCTATCTGTTGCTGATTTCGATGGGGCGACGCGGTTTTATCGGCGAGAAGCTCTACGACTGGTTTGGGCTGACGTTCGCCTTTAGCTGGCGCGGTGCGGTACTGGCCGTGGCGGTGATGTCATTTCCGTTGATGGTGAGGGCGATCCGCCTCGCGCTGGAAGGGGTGGACATGAAGCTCGAACAGGCGGCCCGCACGCTGGGTGCCGGGCGCTGGCGCGTCTTTTTCACCATCACGCTCCCGCTTACGCTGCCGGGGATTATAGTTGGCACGGTACTGGCGTTTGCCCGTTCGCTGGGCGAGTTCGGCGCGACCATCACGTTTGTATCGAACATTCCCGGCGAGACGCGAACGATTCCGTCAGCCATGTACACCCTGATTCAAACACCCGGCGGAGAAGGCGCGGCGGCGCGACTGTGCATCATTTCAATCGTCCTGGCCCTGGCTTCGCTGCTGGTGTCTGAATGGCTGGCGCGGCTGAGTCGCGAACGGATGGGGAAATAA
- the modC gene encoding molybdenum ABC transporter ATP-binding protein ModC, whose amino-acid sequence MLELNFTQTLGNHTLTLNETLPASGITAIFGVSGAGKTSLINAISGLTRPQSGRIVLNDRVLNDVENKIYLSPDKRRIGYVFQDARLFPHYSVRGNLRYGMAKSMAGQFDKLVTLLGIEPLLDRLPSSLSGGEKQRVAIGRALLTAPELLLLDEPLASLDIPRKRELLPYLQRLTREINIPMLYVSHSLDEILHLADKVLVLEEGSVKAFGNLEEVWGSSVMHPWLPKEQQSSILKVSVLEHHPHYAMTALALGDQHLWVNKVDKPLQSALRIRIQASDVSLVLQPPLQTSIRNILRAKVAECFDDNGQVEVKLEVGSRTLWARISPWARDELGIKPGLWLYAQIKSVSITA is encoded by the coding sequence ATGCTGGAACTGAATTTCACCCAGACGCTGGGGAACCACACGCTGACGCTTAACGAGACGCTGCCTGCAAGCGGCATCACCGCCATTTTTGGCGTCTCCGGTGCGGGAAAAACCTCTCTGATTAATGCGATTAGCGGCCTGACACGCCCGCAGTCAGGGCGAATTGTTCTGAATGACCGCGTTCTGAATGACGTGGAGAACAAAATATACCTCTCGCCGGATAAACGTCGCATCGGCTATGTTTTCCAGGACGCGCGCTTGTTCCCGCACTACAGCGTGCGCGGCAACCTGCGCTACGGTATGGCCAAAAGTATGGCCGGGCAGTTTGATAAGCTGGTGACGCTGTTAGGTATTGAGCCTCTGCTCGACAGGCTGCCTTCCTCGCTTTCCGGTGGAGAAAAACAGCGTGTGGCGATTGGCCGTGCCTTGCTGACCGCGCCCGAGCTGCTGTTGCTCGACGAACCGCTGGCTTCGCTGGATATTCCGCGTAAACGTGAACTGCTGCCCTACCTGCAGCGCCTGACCCGCGAGATTAACATTCCCATGCTCTACGTCAGCCACTCGCTGGATGAGATCCTCCATCTGGCCGACAAAGTGCTGGTACTGGAAGAGGGCAGCGTAAAGGCCTTTGGCAACCTGGAAGAGGTGTGGGGAAGCAGCGTGATGCATCCCTGGCTTCCAAAGGAGCAGCAGAGCAGTATCCTGAAAGTGAGCGTGCTGGAACACCACCCGCATTATGCGATGACCGCGCTGGCGCTGGGCGACCAGCATCTGTGGGTGAACAAGGTCGACAAGCCGTTACAGTCCGCGCTGCGTATTCGCATTCAGGCATCGGACGTCTCGCTGGTGCTGCAACCGCCGCTGCAAACCAGCATTCGTAATATTCTGCGCGCCAAAGTGGCGGAGTGCTTTGATGATAACGGTCAGGTGGAAGTGAAGCTTGAGGTGGGAAGCAGGACGCTCTGGGCGCGCATCAGCCCGTGGGCCAGGGACGAGTTAGGTATCAAGCCCGGCCTGTGGCTTTACGCGCAAATCAAGAGCGTCTCGATCACTGCCTGA
- the hutG gene encoding formimidoylglutamase — protein sequence MRLWRPVAETVWQGRDDSAEASNAKRIFQTIQQQAQFTPLSSGIALIGFECDAGVKRNQGRPGAVQAPDILRNALANMASHQGHERLADMGSVYVEGDELEAAQRVLSDAVTACQQSGMRTLIFGGGHETAWAHGRGILDAFPNERVAVINLDAHLDLRKAERATSGTPFRQLAHYCEDHGRAFRYACFGVSRAANTQALWDEAERLNVTLVEDWHFRRDALSALEKVLAQADRVYLTIDLDVLPASEMPAVSAPAALGVPALDLLPVIEQICRSGKLQAADLVEFNPQYDRDGQGAKLAARLAWQIAHWWA from the coding sequence ATGAGGTTATGGCGGCCCGTAGCCGAAACGGTCTGGCAGGGGCGTGACGACAGCGCCGAGGCCAGCAATGCAAAGCGTATCTTTCAGACGATACAGCAGCAGGCGCAGTTTACGCCGCTTTCCTCTGGCATCGCGCTGATCGGGTTTGAATGCGATGCAGGGGTTAAACGCAATCAGGGCAGGCCTGGCGCCGTGCAGGCCCCTGATATCCTGCGCAACGCGCTGGCGAATATGGCCAGCCATCAGGGACACGAACGGCTTGCGGATATGGGGTCCGTGTATGTCGAAGGTGATGAACTTGAAGCGGCACAGCGGGTTTTAAGCGATGCGGTGACGGCCTGCCAGCAGTCCGGGATGCGCACGCTCATCTTTGGCGGCGGGCACGAGACCGCCTGGGCGCATGGTCGGGGCATTCTCGATGCCTTCCCGAACGAGCGCGTGGCGGTGATTAATCTTGATGCCCATCTCGATCTGCGCAAGGCCGAGCGTGCAACATCCGGTACCCCGTTTCGTCAACTGGCCCATTACTGCGAGGACCACGGTCGGGCGTTTCGCTACGCCTGCTTTGGCGTCAGCCGGGCAGCCAACACGCAGGCACTCTGGGATGAAGCGGAACGCCTGAACGTCACGCTGGTGGAGGACTGGCATTTCAGACGCGATGCGTTATCTGCGCTGGAAAAGGTGCTGGCGCAGGCCGATCGGGTCTACCTGACTATTGACCTCGACGTTCTGCCGGCGAGCGAAATGCCTGCCGTATCCGCCCCTGCGGCGTTAGGGGTACCGGCGCTGGATCTTCTGCCGGTTATCGAACAAATCTGTCGCAGCGGTAAGCTGCAGGCCGCCGATCTGGTAGAGTTTAACCCGCAGTACGACAGGGACGGACAGGGCGCGAAGCTTGCCGCTCGTCTGGCCTGGCAAATTGCTCACTGGTGGGCATAA
- a CDS encoding putative acyl-CoA thioester hydrolase encodes MNISRISRLALALAFGVTLSACSSTPPDQLPSEQVAPGTASRPILSADEAKNFDRAHYFSAMDPNAAPWTPSSINLPKQPDFVVGPAGAQGVTHTSIQAAVDAAITKHSASRQYIAILPGEYEGTVYVPAAPGSITLYGLGEKAIDVKIGLAIDSEIDSTTWRRLVNPAGKYMPGKPAWYMFDNCQSKRSATVGLMCSAVFWSQNNGLQLQNLTIQNTLGDSVDAGTHQAVALRSDGDKVQINNVNILGRQNTFFVTNSDVKNTLQNNRLTRTLVTNSYVEGDVDLVSGRGAVVFENTDFRVVNSRTQQEGYVFAPATQSNLFYGFLAVNSRFNAAGDGVAQLGRSLDVDSATNGQVVIRDSVINEGFNMAKPWADAAISKRPFSGNTGAVDDKGNVQRNLNDANFNRMWEYNNRGLGSKVVAEPKQ; translated from the coding sequence TTGAACATTTCCAGGATTTCCCGTCTGGCGTTAGCGCTCGCCTTTGGCGTGACCTTATCCGCATGCAGTTCAACACCACCGGATCAGCTGCCTTCTGAGCAGGTAGCACCGGGCACCGCGTCCCGCCCGATTTTGTCCGCTGATGAAGCGAAGAACTTCGACCGTGCCCACTACTTCTCAGCGATGGATCCTAACGCTGCGCCGTGGACACCGTCTTCTATTAACCTGCCGAAACAGCCTGACTTCGTGGTTGGCCCGGCTGGCGCCCAGGGCGTAACGCACACGTCCATTCAGGCAGCGGTTGACGCGGCCATTACCAAACACAGCGCCTCTCGCCAGTACATCGCGATCCTGCCGGGTGAATACGAAGGCACCGTGTATGTTCCGGCCGCACCAGGCAGCATCACCCTTTACGGTCTGGGCGAAAAAGCAATCGACGTGAAAATTGGCCTGGCGATTGATTCCGAAATCGACAGCACCACCTGGCGTCGCCTGGTGAACCCGGCCGGTAAATATATGCCAGGTAAACCGGCGTGGTACATGTTTGATAACTGCCAGAGCAAGCGTTCCGCTACCGTTGGCCTGATGTGCTCGGCGGTATTCTGGTCCCAAAATAATGGCCTGCAGCTGCAAAACCTGACCATTCAAAATACCCTCGGCGACAGCGTCGATGCCGGTACCCACCAGGCCGTCGCGCTGCGTAGTGATGGCGATAAGGTGCAGATTAACAACGTCAACATTCTGGGTCGTCAGAATACCTTCTTCGTGACCAACAGCGATGTTAAGAACACGCTGCAGAACAACCGCCTGACCCGTACGCTGGTAACCAACAGCTACGTTGAAGGTGACGTGGATCTGGTGTCCGGTCGCGGCGCGGTGGTATTTGAAAACACCGATTTCCGCGTGGTGAACTCGCGCACTCAGCAGGAAGGTTACGTGTTTGCGCCAGCAACACAGTCTAACCTGTTCTACGGCTTCCTGGCCGTTAACAGCCGCTTTAACGCTGCCGGTGACGGCGTGGCACAGCTGGGTCGCTCCCTGGATGTGGACTCTGCCACTAACGGTCAGGTCGTGATCCGCGACAGCGTGATCAACGAAGGCTTTAACATGGCGAAGCCGTGGGCTGATGCCGCGATCTCCAAACGTCCGTTCTCCGGCAATACCGGTGCGGTGGATGATAAAGGGAACGTCCAGCGCAATCTGAATGACGCGAACTTCAACCGCATGTGGGAATACAACAACCGCGGTCTGGGTAGCAAGGTGGTTGCAGAGCCGAAGCAGTAA
- the pgl gene encoding 6-phosphogluconolactonase, with translation MKQTVYTASPESQQIHVWRLNAEGSLTLVQVVDVPGQVQPMVVSPDKRFLYVGVRPEFRVLAYRISPDDGALTYTAEAPLPGSPTHISTDRKGRFIFSGSYNAGCVSVTRLDDGIPVDTVDVVEGLEGCHSANISPDNRTLWVPALKQDRICLFTLSDDGHLVAQNPAEVTTVEGAGPRHMVFHPNQQYAYVVNELNSSVDVWELKDPNGQIECVQTLDMMPSDFSDTRWAADIHITPDGRHLYACDRTSSLITVFSVSEDGSVLAIEGFQPTETQPRGFNIDHSGKYLIAAGQKSHHIALYEIKGVQGLLEEKGRYAVGQGPMWVLVNAH, from the coding sequence ATGAAACAAACCGTTTATACCGCCAGTCCTGAAAGTCAGCAGATCCACGTCTGGCGTTTGAATGCAGAAGGTTCGCTCACGCTGGTTCAGGTTGTTGATGTTCCGGGGCAAGTACAGCCAATGGTCGTCAGCCCGGATAAACGTTTTCTCTATGTTGGCGTACGTCCTGAGTTCCGGGTGCTGGCCTACCGCATCTCGCCGGACGACGGCGCGCTGACCTACACTGCCGAAGCGCCGCTGCCGGGCAGCCCGACCCACATCTCGACCGATCGTAAAGGGCGTTTCATCTTTAGCGGCTCTTACAATGCGGGCTGCGTCAGCGTGACCCGCCTTGACGACGGCATTCCGGTCGACACAGTCGACGTGGTGGAAGGACTGGAAGGGTGTCACTCGGCGAATATCTCTCCGGACAACCGCACGCTGTGGGTGCCTGCACTGAAGCAGGATCGCATCTGCCTGTTTACCCTGAGCGACGATGGTCACCTGGTGGCGCAAAACCCGGCTGAAGTGACTACCGTTGAGGGCGCAGGCCCACGCCATATGGTCTTCCACCCGAACCAGCAGTATGCCTATGTGGTAAACGAACTGAACAGTTCGGTAGACGTGTGGGAGCTGAAAGATCCAAACGGTCAGATCGAATGCGTGCAGACGCTGGATATGATGCCGTCTGACTTCTCTGACACCCGCTGGGCGGCGGATATCCACATTACGCCTGACGGCCGTCATCTGTATGCCTGCGACCGTACCTCCAGCCTGATTACCGTCTTCAGCGTCTCCGAAGATGGCAGCGTGCTGGCCATTGAAGGTTTCCAGCCAACGGAAACTCAGCCGCGTGGCTTTAATATCGATCACAGCGGTAAATACCTGATTGCGGCAGGGCAGAAATCCCACCATATCGCGCTGTATGAAATCAAAGGCGTACAGGGTCTGCTGGAAGAAAAAGGACGCTACGCCGTAGGCCAGGGACCGATGTGGGTCCTGGTCAACGCTCACTAG
- a CDS encoding pyridoxal phosphatase: MTSRVIALDLDGTLLTPQKTLLPSSLEALKRAQEDGYQLLIVTGRHHVAIHPFYQALALDTPAICCNGTYLYDYQAKKVLASDPLPVPQALQLIDLLDEHAIHGLMYVDNAMLYERPTGHVVRTSNWALSLPEAQRPVFTQVSSLRQAAQEVDAIWKFALTDEDTTKLNTFAKQVEQTLGLECEWSWHDQVDIARKGNSKGKRLTQYVESQGGSMRDVIAFGDNYNDISMLEAAGTGVAMGNADDAVKARANVVIGDNTTDSIAQYIYTHLL; this comes from the coding sequence ATGACCTCGCGTGTGATTGCCCTGGATTTAGACGGAACATTACTGACCCCTCAGAAAACCCTGCTCCCCTCCTCCCTTGAAGCGCTTAAACGAGCCCAGGAAGACGGGTATCAACTCCTTATCGTAACGGGTCGACATCACGTTGCCATTCATCCTTTTTATCAGGCACTGGCGTTAGATACACCTGCAATTTGTTGTAATGGCACTTATTTGTATGATTATCAGGCAAAAAAGGTTTTAGCTTCCGACCCGCTACCGGTTCCTCAGGCGCTGCAACTGATTGATCTGCTGGATGAGCATGCCATTCATGGCCTGATGTATGTGGACAACGCGATGCTGTACGAGCGCCCTACAGGCCATGTGGTGCGCACCAGTAACTGGGCACTTTCGCTGCCAGAAGCGCAGCGTCCGGTCTTTACCCAGGTGTCCTCCCTGCGCCAGGCCGCTCAGGAAGTTGACGCTATCTGGAAATTCGCCCTGACGGATGAAGACACCACCAAACTGAATACCTTCGCGAAACAGGTTGAACAGACCCTGGGTCTGGAATGTGAATGGTCCTGGCACGATCAGGTAGATATTGCCCGCAAAGGCAACAGCAAGGGCAAGCGCCTGACGCAGTACGTGGAATCTCAGGGAGGGTCGATGCGTGACGTGATTGCCTTTGGCGATAACTATAACGACATCAGTATGCTGGAGGCTGCCGGTACCGGCGTGGCGATGGGCAACGCCGATGACGCGGTGAAAGCGCGCGCTAACGTGGTGATTGGCGATAACACCACCGATAGCATCGCGCAGTACATTTATACCCACCTGCTGTAA
- the hutI gene encoding imidazolonepropionase produces the protein MQLHPDDVIWRNARLATMVPDASAPYGLKAQHALVVRGQTILAVIPESDIPSGHRHCIDLQGRLVTPGLIDCHTHLVFGGDRAAEWEQRLNGVSYQTISAQGGGINATVTATRNSSPETLLKLAQQRLERLMNEGVTTIEIKSGYGLNADAEEKMLLVARQLSLSNLVEISPTLLAAHAVPAEYRQDPDAYLTLVCEQIMPTLWQKALFEAVDVFCENVGFTPSQTERLFQAATALGIPVKGHVEQLSNQGGAALVSQYKGLSADHIEYLDDAGIQAMAQSGTVAVLLPGAFYFLQERQRPPVEQLRKQGVPMAVATDYNPGTSPFASLHLAMNMACVQFGLTPEEAWAGVTRHAAQALGRGATHGQLQAGYVADFIVWDADHPVEMVYEPGRNPLYQRIFRGEAV, from the coding sequence ATGCAGCTTCATCCTGACGATGTAATATGGCGAAATGCGCGACTGGCAACGATGGTTCCCGATGCCTCCGCACCCTATGGTCTGAAAGCGCAACACGCCCTGGTCGTGCGCGGTCAAACCATCCTGGCCGTGATCCCTGAATCTGACATTCCTTCCGGACACCGTCACTGCATCGATCTACAGGGGCGTCTGGTGACGCCGGGGCTGATTGATTGCCATACCCATCTGGTGTTTGGCGGCGACCGCGCGGCAGAGTGGGAGCAGCGCCTGAACGGTGTCTCTTATCAAACCATCAGCGCGCAGGGCGGCGGGATTAACGCCACCGTGACTGCGACACGCAACAGTTCGCCGGAAACCCTGTTGAAGCTGGCGCAGCAGCGGCTAGAGCGTCTGATGAATGAAGGCGTGACGACCATAGAAATTAAATCGGGATACGGACTTAACGCGGATGCCGAAGAGAAAATGTTGCTGGTTGCTCGCCAGCTTAGTCTGAGTAATCTGGTCGAGATTAGCCCGACGCTTCTGGCGGCACATGCCGTCCCTGCGGAATACCGACAGGATCCGGATGCGTATCTCACGCTGGTCTGCGAGCAGATCATGCCCACGCTGTGGCAAAAAGCGTTATTTGAAGCGGTAGATGTGTTTTGTGAAAACGTCGGCTTTACCCCGTCGCAAACCGAGCGCCTTTTCCAGGCCGCCACCGCGCTGGGTATTCCGGTGAAAGGGCATGTTGAGCAGCTGTCTAATCAGGGCGGTGCGGCGCTGGTCAGCCAGTATAAAGGGCTGTCAGCGGATCATATCGAATATCTCGACGACGCAGGCATTCAGGCGATGGCGCAAAGCGGTACGGTGGCGGTATTGCTCCCCGGCGCGTTCTATTTCCTTCAGGAGCGCCAGCGCCCGCCGGTTGAACAGCTCAGAAAACAGGGAGTGCCGATGGCGGTGGCCACCGACTATAACCCCGGCACCAGCCCGTTTGCGAGCCTGCACCTGGCGATGAATATGGCCTGCGTCCAGTTTGGCCTGACCCCTGAAGAGGCCTGGGCTGGCGTCACGCGACACGCCGCGCAGGCGCTGGGTCGCGGCGCAACCCACGGGCAATTGCAGGCGGGGTATGTGGCCGATTTTATCGTCTGGGATGCTGACCATCCGGTTGAGATGGTCTATGAACCGGGTCGCAATCCGTTGTATCAGCGTATTTTCCGTGGGGAGGCAGTATGA
- the hutU gene encoding urocanate hydratase: MSSGKHRQQDVRAARGTTLTAKSWLTEAPLRMLMNNLDPEVAENPHELVVYGGIGRAARNWECYDAIVKSLTHLEHDETLLVQSGKPVGVFKTHKNAPRVLIANSNLVPHWATWEHFNELDAKGLAMYGQMTAGSWIYIGSQGIVQGTYETFVEAGRQHYNGSLKGRWVLTAGLGGMGGAQPLAATLAGACSLNIECQQSRIDFRLRTRYVDEQADNLDDALARIKKYTSEGKAVSIALCGNAAEILPELVARGVRPDLVTDQTSAHDPLHGYLPNGWTWEEYQQKAETDPEGTVLAAKRSMAEHVSAMLAFSKMGIPTFDYGNNIRQMAKEMGVTNAFDFPGFVPAYIRPLFCRGIGPFRWVALSGDPEDIYKTDAKVKEIVADDEHLHHWLDMARERINFQGLPARICWVGLEWRQKLGLAFNEMVRSGEVSAPIVIGRDHLDSGSVASPNRETEAMRDGSDAVSDWPLLNALLNTASGATWVSLHHGGGVGMGFSQHSGMVIVCDGTDEAAARIARVLHNDPATGVMRHADAGYEIAIDCAKEQGLNLPMIPATQGNHE, translated from the coding sequence ATGTCGTCAGGTAAACACCGCCAGCAGGATGTCCGCGCCGCGCGCGGCACCACGCTTACCGCCAAAAGCTGGCTCACCGAAGCCCCGCTGCGCATGTTGATGAATAACCTCGACCCTGAGGTGGCGGAGAACCCCCACGAGCTGGTGGTCTACGGCGGTATAGGCCGCGCCGCGCGTAACTGGGAATGCTATGACGCAATTGTAAAATCCCTGACTCATCTCGAACACGACGAAACCCTGCTGGTACAGTCCGGCAAGCCGGTCGGCGTATTCAAAACCCATAAAAACGCGCCACGCGTGCTGATCGCCAACTCTAACCTGGTGCCGCACTGGGCGACGTGGGAACACTTCAACGAGCTGGATGCCAAAGGGCTGGCGATGTATGGTCAGATGACCGCCGGGAGCTGGATCTACATTGGCAGCCAGGGGATTGTGCAAGGCACTTACGAAACCTTCGTGGAAGCCGGTCGCCAGCACTATAACGGCTCGCTGAAAGGCCGCTGGGTATTGACTGCCGGTCTCGGCGGTATGGGCGGCGCGCAGCCACTGGCTGCCACGCTTGCTGGCGCCTGCTCGCTTAACATTGAGTGCCAGCAGAGCCGCATTGATTTCCGTCTGCGTACCCGCTACGTCGACGAGCAGGCTGATAATCTCGACGATGCGCTGGCGCGCATCAAAAAATACACCTCGGAAGGCAAAGCGGTGTCGATCGCCCTGTGCGGCAACGCGGCAGAGATTCTGCCTGAACTTGTCGCCCGCGGCGTTCGCCCGGATCTCGTCACCGACCAGACCAGCGCCCATGACCCGCTGCACGGTTACCTGCCAAACGGCTGGACGTGGGAAGAATACCAGCAAAAAGCGGAAACCGACCCGGAAGGCACGGTACTTGCCGCGAAACGTTCGATGGCTGAACACGTCTCCGCGATGCTGGCCTTCAGCAAGATGGGCATTCCGACCTTCGATTACGGCAATAACATCCGCCAGATGGCGAAAGAGATGGGCGTGACGAACGCCTTCGACTTCCCGGGCTTCGTGCCTGCCTATATTCGCCCGCTGTTCTGTCGCGGCATTGGGCCGTTCCGCTGGGTTGCTCTGTCCGGTGACCCGGAGGATATCTACAAAACCGATGCCAAAGTGAAAGAGATCGTCGCGGATGACGAACATCTCCACCACTGGCTGGACATGGCCCGCGAGCGCATTAACTTCCAGGGCCTGCCGGCGCGTATCTGCTGGGTCGGTCTGGAGTGGCGGCAAAAACTGGGTCTGGCCTTCAATGAAATGGTGCGCAGCGGCGAAGTCTCCGCACCGATTGTCATTGGTCGCGACCACCTTGATTCCGGCTCCGTTGCCAGCCCTAACCGTGAAACGGAAGCCATGCGCGACGGCTCGGATGCCGTTTCAGACTGGCCGCTGCTGAATGCCCTGCTTAATACCGCCAGCGGCGCGACCTGGGTCTCGCTGCACCACGGCGGTGGCGTGGGAATGGGCTTCTCCCAGCACTCGGGGATGGTTATCGTTTGTGACGGTACCGATGAAGCCGCCGCGCGTATCGCTCGCGTGCTGCACAACGACCCGGCCACCGGCGTGATGCGTCACGCGGACGCGGGTTACGAGATTGCTATTGACTGTGCCAAAGAGCAGGGGCTAAACCTGCCGATGATCCCTGCCACACAAGGAAATCATGAATGA
- a CDS encoding histidine utilization repressor: MFSRSPLAQSSPPAPFYEKVKQAISEKIATGVWRPHDRIPSEAELVAQFGFSRMTINRALRELTDEGLLVRLQGVGTFVAEPKGQSALFEIRSIADEIHSRNHQHRCEVLVLEETEASAEQAAELNVKEGSRIFHSVMVHFENDIPVQIEDRCVNAERIPEYLSQDYTQTTPHAYLSLVAPLTEGEHIVEAVRATPQECERLRIKEHDPCLLIRRRTWSSSQIVSHARLLFPGNRYRLQGHFMS; encoded by the coding sequence ATGTTTTCACGCTCGCCCCTGGCGCAGTCGAGCCCTCCTGCGCCTTTCTACGAAAAGGTGAAGCAGGCTATCAGCGAAAAAATTGCTACCGGTGTCTGGCGCCCTCACGATCGTATTCCGTCCGAGGCCGAGCTGGTGGCGCAATTTGGATTTAGTCGGATGACCATCAACCGGGCGCTGCGCGAACTGACCGATGAAGGTCTTCTGGTGCGCCTGCAGGGGGTCGGCACTTTCGTGGCGGAGCCCAAAGGTCAGTCGGCGCTGTTTGAAATCCGCAGTATTGCCGATGAGATACACTCGCGAAATCATCAGCACCGCTGCGAGGTGCTGGTGCTCGAAGAGACCGAGGCGAGCGCCGAGCAGGCCGCCGAGCTGAATGTTAAAGAAGGGAGCCGCATCTTCCACTCCGTGATGGTGCATTTTGAGAACGACATTCCGGTACAGATTGAAGATCGCTGCGTTAACGCAGAGCGGATACCGGAGTATCTGAGCCAGGATTACACCCAAACCACGCCGCATGCGTACCTCTCGCTGGTCGCACCGCTGACGGAAGGGGAACACATTGTGGAGGCTGTGCGCGCCACGCCGCAGGAATGTGAACGGTTGCGCATTAAAGAGCACGATCCGTGCCTGCTGATCCGCCGTCGAACCTGGTCATCATCGCAGATTGTCTCCCATGCCAGGCTGCTTTTCCCGGGTAACCGTTACCGGCTGCAGGGCCATTTTATGTCATAA